The Methanobacteriaceae archaeon genome has a window encoding:
- a CDS encoding adenylosuccinate synthetase, whose product MTCNILVGGAWGDEGKGKCITYLCNNDKPDIIARAGVGPNAGHSVEFNGEKYGLRLTPSGFVHTGAKLMIGAGVLVNPDVLFKEFEDLKKYNVKERMCVDPRCAIISNDHMERDKSSEHLAKKIGSTGSGCGPANSDRVLRTIDLAQDIPELEEYITDVSLACNETLDEGGDVFIEGSQGFALSLYYGSYPYVTSKDTTASTFAADVGVGPTKVDEVINVFKSYISRVGEGPFPTEMSQKEAEEHGWEEYGVVTGRRRRIGYFDMDLAKESCRINGATQIALTCVDKLYPDCARTQDYSDLSVESKAFIEDIQSATGVPVTIISTGPDLNDTIDLRKELL is encoded by the coding sequence ATGACTTGTAATATTTTAGTTGGTGGAGCATGGGGTGACGAAGGTAAAGGAAAATGTATTACCTACCTTTGTAACAATGATAAACCTGACATTATTGCTCGTGCAGGAGTAGGTCCAAATGCAGGACACTCTGTTGAATTTAACGGAGAAAAATATGGTTTAAGATTAACTCCATCTGGTTTCGTACACACTGGAGCTAAACTCATGATTGGAGCAGGAGTTTTAGTAAACCCAGATGTTTTATTCAAAGAATTTGAAGATTTAAAAAAATATAACGTAAAAGAAAGAATGTGCGTCGACCCAAGATGTGCAATTATCAGCAACGACCACATGGAAAGAGACAAAAGTTCAGAACACTTAGCTAAAAAAATCGGAAGTACCGGATCTGGTTGTGGACCAGCAAACTCCGATAGAGTATTAAGAACTATTGACTTAGCACAAGACATTCCTGAACTTGAAGAATACATCACTGATGTTTCCCTTGCATGTAACGAAACCCTTGATGAAGGCGGAGACGTATTCATTGAAGGATCACAAGGATTTGCACTTTCCCTTTACTATGGAAGCTATCCTTATGTAACAAGTAAAGACACTACTGCATCAACCTTTGCAGCAGATGTCGGTGTAGGACCAACTAAAGTAGATGAAGTCATTAACGTATTTAAATCCTACATTTCCCGTGTTGGAGAAGGACCATTCCCAACTGAAATGTCACAAAAAGAAGCTGAAGAACATGGATGGGAAGAATACGGTGTTGTAACCGGACGTCGTAGAAGAATCGGATACTTCGATATGGATCTTGCAAAAGAATCCTGTAGAATTAACGGCGCAACACAAATTGCACTTACTTGCGTAGATAAATTATACCCTGATTGTGCAAGAACACAAGACTACAGTGATTTATCTGTTGAAAGTAAAGCTTTCATTGAAGATATTCAAAGTGCAACCGGTGTACCAGTTACTATTATTTCAACTGGACCTGACTTAAACGATACTATCGATTTAAGAAAAGAATTATTATAA
- a CDS encoding RNase J family beta-CASP ribonuclease — MSVEVIAIGGYQEVGKNMTAVKIGEDVIIFDMGIHLDRISMHEDTDIDRMHSLDLIERGVIPDDTLMKDVDGKVKGIIFSHGHLDHIGAVAKLAHRYDAPLIGTPYTTALIEKQIKGERKFKVNNPIRPLNAGSKLKLSKDITLEFVQSTHSIPQAVFPVLHTPEGIIVYALDFKFDNHQKVSPPPDYRRLKELGREGVLALIVETTNANNYNEVKTHSERIARNILEDVMKRPLQEKTGMIVTTFSSHVERVQAIADIAKKSHREILFLGRSMERFCGIAQKLGILKLPKNASIYGSPKAINKALMRADEDRANYLLVTTGHQGEPDALLPRIANGRTPFNIKKGDNVIISAPIIPNPTNAANRHIMERRLKLKGARIYPNAHVSGHAGREDHREFLRMLKPQHIIPAHGDLSMLAAYSELAEEEGYRIGYDIHILRNAQAQVFKS; from the coding sequence ATGAGCGTTGAAGTAATCGCTATCGGTGGATATCAGGAAGTTGGGAAGAACATGACTGCTGTCAAAATTGGTGAAGACGTCATCATTTTTGATATGGGTATCCATTTGGACAGAATTAGTATGCATGAAGATACAGATATCGACAGAATGCATAGTTTAGACTTAATTGAAAGGGGAGTTATTCCTGACGACACATTAATGAAGGATGTTGATGGAAAAGTTAAAGGAATAATTTTTTCACACGGTCACTTAGACCACATTGGTGCAGTTGCTAAATTAGCACACAGATATGACGCACCATTAATTGGAACTCCATATACTACTGCTTTAATTGAAAAGCAGATTAAAGGAGAACGTAAATTCAAAGTAAACAATCCAATCAGACCTTTAAATGCAGGTAGTAAATTAAAATTATCAAAAGACATTACTTTGGAATTTGTACAATCTACTCACAGTATTCCACAGGCAGTATTTCCGGTTTTACACACTCCTGAAGGAATCATTGTTTACGCTTTGGATTTCAAATTTGATAATCATCAAAAAGTATCTCCACCACCTGATTATAGAAGATTAAAAGAATTAGGTAGAGAAGGAGTACTTGCTTTAATCGTTGAGACAACTAACGCTAACAATTATAATGAGGTTAAAACTCACTCAGAGCGTATTGCTCGCAATATCTTAGAAGATGTTATGAAAAGACCTCTCCAAGAAAAAACTGGTATGATAGTTACTACATTTTCATCTCACGTTGAACGTGTACAAGCTATTGCTGATATTGCTAAGAAAAGTCACAGGGAAATTTTATTCCTTGGAAGATCTATGGAGAGATTCTGTGGAATTGCACAAAAATTAGGAATCTTAAAATTACCTAAAAACGCAAGTATCTACGGATCACCTAAAGCAATCAACAAAGCATTAATGAGAGCTGATGAAGACAGAGCTAACTATCTTTTAGTAACTACTGGTCATCAAGGAGAACCAGATGCATTACTTCCAAGAATTGCTAATGGAAGAACACCTTTCAATATTAAAAAAGGTGACAATGTAATTATTTCAGCACCAATTATTCCAAATCCAACAAATGCTGCAAACAGACACATTATGGAGAGAAGATTAAAATTAAAAGGTGCTAGAATTTATCCTAATGCTCACGTTTCCGGACACGCTGGAAGAGAAGACCACAGAGAATTCTTACGTATGTTAAAACCACAACATATTATTCCTGCACACGGAGACTTATCCATGCTTGCTGCATATTCAGAACTTGCTGAAGAAGAAGGTTACAGAATTGGATATGATATCCACATCTTAAGAAACGCACAAGCACAAGTATTTAAAAGTTAA
- a CDS encoding helix-turn-helix transcriptional regulator, with product MKTTVAKNLKKLRIQNGYTQEQVSDYLEIKQSYLSKIENGERNFNMALLDKLCLLYNCSHEYLLGETDFYESFSIAFRSDEKVDLNVVAKMNEITGFLKLLRSLDRDD from the coding sequence ATGAAAACCACTGTAGCGAAAAATTTAAAGAAATTACGAATCCAAAATGGATATACTCAAGAACAGGTTTCTGATTATTTGGAAATTAAGCAAAGTTATCTTTCTAAAATAGAAAATGGTGAGAGAAACTTTAACATGGCTTTACTTGACAAATTATGCTTATTATATAATTGTTCACATGAATATTTGCTAGGTGAAACTGATTTTTATGAAAGTTTTAGTATAGCTTTTCGTAGTGATGAAAAAGTAGATTTGAATGTTGTTGCAAAAATGAATGAAATTACTGGATTTTTAAAATTATTAAGAAGCTTGGATAGGGATGATTAA
- a CDS encoding hydrogenase iron-sulfur subunit: MSEDLKIVGLLCNWCCYCGADTAGTARMQYPSNIRIIRVMCSGRINPSMVFKAFQEGADGVFVGGCHIGDCHYDAGNYKWSRRAKIIEDILEEFGIEKQRFRHEWISASEGEKFQTTMEEFHKTLTKLGPLDL; the protein is encoded by the coding sequence ATGTCTGAAGATTTAAAAATCGTAGGTTTATTATGTAACTGGTGTTGTTATTGTGGTGCTGATACCGCTGGAACTGCACGTATGCAATACCCATCAAATATTAGGATCATTCGTGTAATGTGTTCAGGTAGAATCAATCCGTCTATGGTGTTTAAGGCTTTCCAGGAAGGAGCTGATGGGGTATTTGTAGGGGGTTGTCATATTGGGGACTGTCACTATGATGCTGGTAACTACAAATGGTCTAGAAGAGCAAAAATCATAGAAGATATTCTTGAAGAATTCGGAATCGAAAAGCAAAGATTCCGTCACGAATGGATTTCCGCATCTGAAGGTGAAAAATTCCAAACTACTATGGAAGAGTTTCATAAAACCTTAACTAAATTAGGACCTCTTGATTTGTAA
- the idsA gene encoding short chain isoprenyl diphosphate synthase IdsA: MSDIKEVLGNYSIDITKTIEEELATITPQNLADASVYLTRAGGKMLRPALTLITAEAVGGARESSLNAAAAIELIHTFSLIHDDIMDQDDTRRGMPSVHKVWGDDVAILAGDTLFSKAFELIIGSKGTSSDQNNKALATVADACVKICEGQALDMSFEERFDVKQDEYMEMIFKKTGALIAAATKAGAIMGGASDEVIDAMYEYGRLIGLAFQIQDDYLDLVADEETLGKPIGSDIGKGKMTIIAIKGLESDDSGRLFEILKDTENSQSDIDEAIQILTDCGAIEYARNLALESVDQAKEVLEILDDSASKQILVGIADFVLERSA, translated from the coding sequence ATGAGTGACATAAAAGAGGTACTTGGAAATTATTCAATTGATATTACAAAAACCATTGAAGAGGAATTAGCAACTATTACTCCACAAAACCTTGCAGATGCATCAGTTTATCTTACAAGAGCTGGAGGTAAAATGCTTAGACCTGCTTTAACATTAATTACTGCAGAAGCAGTTGGAGGAGCTCGTGAATCTTCACTTAACGCAGCAGCAGCTATTGAACTCATCCACACATTTTCACTTATCCATGACGATATCATGGACCAGGATGATACAAGAAGAGGAATGCCTTCTGTACACAAAGTATGGGGTGACGATGTAGCTATTCTTGCAGGAGACACATTATTCTCAAAAGCATTTGAACTCATTATTGGAAGTAAAGGAACTAGTTCTGATCAAAACAACAAAGCACTTGCAACCGTTGCAGATGCATGTGTAAAAATCTGTGAAGGTCAAGCACTTGATATGAGTTTTGAAGAAAGATTCGATGTTAAACAAGATGAATACATGGAAATGATTTTCAAAAAAACCGGTGCATTAATAGCAGCAGCTACAAAAGCAGGAGCTATTATGGGTGGAGCATCTGATGAAGTAATCGATGCAATGTACGAATACGGTCGTTTAATTGGTTTAGCATTCCAAATTCAGGATGACTACCTTGATTTAGTAGCTGATGAAGAAACCTTAGGTAAACCAATCGGATCAGACATCGGTAAAGGAAAAATGACTATTATCGCAATTAAAGGTTTAGAAAGTGATGACTCTGGAAGATTATTTGAAATCTTAAAAGACACTGAAAACTCACAAAGCGACATAGATGAAGCAATTCAAATTTTAACAGATTGTGGTGCTATTGAATATGCTCGCAATTTGGCATTAGAATCAGTCGACCAAGCAAAAGAAGTACTTGAAATATTAGATGACTCTGCATCTAAACAGATACTTGTTGGTATTGCTGATTTTGTACTTGAGAGAAGTGCTTAA
- a CDS encoding ImmA/IrrE family metallo-endopeptidase, with the protein MDAAVFAQSLRHDWGIEGFACVNLRSLIQTNMKNLTVLWFPMKTNISGCCSKTDEDNIIFVNTNHTIGRQNFTLAHELYHLLYDDIGEFVVCGVNTNSESEKNANDFASALLMPDSALYWFKNKNNIDDWSLEDVIKCEQYFQVSNSAMLMRLKNLNWINDDQFEEYGSDIIRQANRLGYDTSLYKPSLENQKYSSIGELIRLTEKAFDDKKITGGKRREILLKSFRNDILYNEVNVFE; encoded by the coding sequence ATGGATGCTGCTGTATTTGCACAATCATTAAGGCATGATTGGGGTATTGAAGGATTTGCCTGTGTTAATCTTCGTTCTTTAATCCAAACTAATATGAAAAATCTAACTGTTCTTTGGTTTCCTATGAAAACAAATATTAGTGGTTGCTGTTCTAAAACAGATGAGGATAATATAATTTTTGTTAATACAAATCATACTATTGGAAGGCAAAATTTCACACTTGCTCATGAGTTGTATCATTTACTTTATGATGATATAGGTGAATTTGTTGTTTGTGGTGTTAATACCAATAGTGAAAGTGAAAAAAATGCAAATGATTTCGCCTCAGCATTACTTATGCCGGATAGTGCTCTATACTGGTTTAAAAATAAGAATAATATTGATGATTGGTCACTTGAAGATGTAATTAAATGTGAACAGTATTTTCAAGTTAGTAATTCAGCCATGCTTATGCGTCTTAAAAACTTGAACTGGATTAATGATGATCAATTTGAAGAGTATGGCTCAGATATAATTAGGCAAGCTAATCGTTTAGGTTATGATACTAGTCTTTATAAACCTTCTTTGGAAAATCAAAAATATTCATCTATAGGTGAATTGATACGTTTAACTGAAAAAGCATTTGATGATAAAAAAATAACTGGTGGAAAACGCAGAGAAATTTTATTAAAGAGTTTCAGAAATGATATTCTTTATAATGAGGTGAATGTCTTTGAATAA
- a CDS encoding Coenzyme F420 hydrogenase/dehydrogenase, beta subunit C-terminal domain — translation MSYVLAKSQDDDILSAGECGGAVTSIFKYLLDSELVDGVLTIMPCDDIYDAMPVFITDSVDLLKTAGSYHCAPTMIGDLVEKYCRNQKIAMAVKPCDMRAMDELIKRHKINKDNLYFIGLNCGGTVSPISGRKMIDLFYEAAPDDVVSEEIDKGKFIIELADGSEEAVKIHDLEEKGYGRRNNCQRCDVKIPRKANIACGNWGAEQGWTFIEINDEKGQQLIDGAKKEGLLETKSPSEAAIQTRSKVENVMINMAKKNQEVTYETVSTMDDWKRCIKCYACRDICPICWCNECELDKSYFKDEENLSPSPIAFQGVRLSHMSFSCCDCGQCDDVCPMDIPVSLIFDKLQKKYYNRTGYISGVSDDARPPLYSPQKTEL, via the coding sequence ATGAGTTATGTTTTAGCAAAATCTCAAGATGATGATATTCTAAGTGCTGGAGAATGTGGAGGAGCAGTAACAAGTATTTTTAAATATTTACTTGATAGTGAACTTGTTGACGGAGTTTTAACAATCATGCCATGTGATGACATTTATGATGCAATGCCTGTATTTATAACTGATAGTGTTGATTTATTAAAAACTGCAGGTTCATATCACTGTGCACCAACAATGATTGGAGATTTAGTAGAAAAATACTGCAGGAATCAAAAAATTGCAATGGCAGTTAAACCTTGTGATATGAGAGCAATGGATGAACTTATTAAAAGACACAAAATCAATAAAGATAATCTCTATTTCATTGGTCTTAACTGTGGTGGAACTGTTTCACCAATAAGTGGTAGAAAAATGATTGATTTGTTTTACGAAGCTGCTCCTGATGATGTTGTAAGTGAAGAAATTGATAAAGGTAAATTTATCATTGAACTAGCTGATGGAAGTGAAGAAGCAGTAAAAATCCATGATTTAGAAGAAAAAGGATATGGAAGACGTAATAACTGTCAGAGATGTGATGTAAAAATACCAAGAAAAGCTAACATTGCATGTGGAAACTGGGGAGCTGAACAAGGCTGGACTTTCATTGAAATCAACGATGAAAAAGGCCAGCAATTAATTGATGGCGCTAAAAAGGAGGGTTTGCTTGAAACAAAATCTCCGTCTGAAGCAGCTATTCAAACAAGAAGCAAAGTTGAAAATGTCATGATTAACATGGCTAAAAAGAACCAGGAAGTAACTTATGAAACTGTAAGTACTATGGATGACTGGAAACGATGTATTAAATGTTATGCTTGTCGTGATATCTGTCCAATCTGCTGGTGTAATGAATGTGAATTAGACAAATCCTACTTTAAGGATGAAGAAAACTTATCACCAAGTCCTATTGCATTCCAGGGTGTAAGATTATCCCATATGAGTTTTAGCTGTTGCGATTGCGGTCAATGTGATGATGTATGCCCAATGGACATTCCTGTTTCATTAATTTTCGATAAATTGCAGAAAAAATATTATAATAGAACCGGCTATATATCTGGAGTTTCAGATGATGCTAGACCTCCTTTGTATAGTCCACAAAAAACTGAATTATAG
- a CDS encoding molybdopterin-dependent oxidoreductase, producing the protein MLEIKHTLCPSCSVGCGLNVVLNDGEIVGTFPYKRHPVNAGKNCLNGRNSIDCYLNKFGDVDVSKLISEVSKELDGVEASDVTLLCSGNNSLEEIEAIAKFGESKNYNVAFYADNLKNFSDVASYDDIAGANKVFVIGDILYENPLIGRRIVHAKQNGAEIYALGKTEKSVTFSIADKTYNTSIDEFLSSCEIDNSSVVVFNYVDSQDDLIKIEELDCKVLPVFSKSNSKGALDIIDAKSLDEMIDMFENTQVLVVFDDDVTCEFDFDFTKLSKIITFASCENNTTKMSDITVPIKTWLEKDGSFVNSMGDVQTFSTIVDSDELGIIEIIDKLN; encoded by the coding sequence ATGTTAGAAATTAAGCATACATTATGTCCGTCTTGTAGTGTAGGCTGCGGACTTAATGTAGTTTTAAATGATGGTGAAATAGTTGGAACTTTTCCATATAAAAGACATCCGGTTAACGCTGGAAAAAACTGTTTAAATGGAAGAAATTCAATTGACTGTTACTTAAATAAATTTGGAGATGTGGATGTTTCTAAACTCATAAGTGAAGTTTCAAAAGAGCTTGATGGTGTTGAGGCATCTGATGTTACTTTACTTTGTTCTGGTAATAATTCTCTTGAAGAAATTGAAGCTATTGCTAAATTTGGTGAGTCCAAAAATTATAACGTTGCATTTTATGCAGATAATTTAAAAAATTTTAGTGATGTTGCTTCTTATGATGATATTGCTGGTGCCAACAAAGTATTTGTAATTGGGGATATTTTATATGAAAATCCATTGATTGGAAGAAGAATTGTTCATGCTAAACAGAATGGTGCTGAAATTTATGCACTTGGTAAAACTGAAAAGTCAGTTACATTTTCAATTGCTGATAAAACATATAACACTTCAATTGATGAGTTTTTAAGCTCCTGTGAAATCGATAATTCCTCCGTAGTTGTATTTAACTATGTAGATTCACAGGATGATTTAATAAAAATTGAAGAACTTGACTGTAAAGTTTTACCAGTATTTTCCAAATCAAATTCAAAAGGTGCATTGGATATTATCGATGCCAAATCCTTAGATGAAATGATTGATATGTTTGAGAATACTCAAGTCTTAGTGGTATTTGATGACGATGTTACCTGCGAATTTGATTTTGATTTTACAAAATTATCAAAAATCATCACTTTTGCATCATGTGAAAATAATACAACAAAAATGTCTGATATCACTGTTCCAATTAAAACCTGGCTTGAAAAGGATGGATCATTTGTAAATTCAATGGGTGATGTTCAAACTTTCAGCACCATTGTAGACTCAGACGAATTAGGAATAATCGAAATAATTGATAAATTAAACTAA
- a CDS encoding glycosyltransferase has translation MEDAKQNTQIMERPKILTISTDEETLGLVDEYVGNADYKFIKSDFDTKNIKKIIKNQSPSLILLDIDNSDIDIHRFSQYFENYNIPFIFIVGVMFDDDILEDILECSPYQFLIKEIEEDELLRAIAVVLKKHKLNTINVIEAKDKIREKNVELVVEKSNSVLLLFLCVSLILMALLTRNATWLQWVLLIPTLAMIINAIASIKKQKEVEMIEDGDKLPFVSIFIPAHNEQYTIKSTVESIAAMEYHYEGKPQYEIIVVNDGSSDSTGEILHDLKKDISNLKIVTRHPPRSGKGKGFVLNDALTLSKGEVIGVFDADTQVKTDYLKIIMSYLCDDTDGVQSRVKMFNKDENYLTRMQHLEFASFGNTLIAKDNLGMTGFLGGNGQFVKKQSIIDCGKWDGFAVTEDLNLAVKILLAGGKIRYCGECAVYQEAVAKWKPLFRQRVRWAIGNFETLFVYLPVILKAKIPIVKKMGIIEHISFYSFNLLIFFGFIITIVNAVSWFVFNNVTIIRMDAPLLVGLLSIVAFFPGTMIALSRDDPGIIEYILDIIRYYIYCYHLIPLFFMTMANMISRKERKWSKTEHTGEGIEEPVEENAS, from the coding sequence ATGGAAGATGCAAAGCAAAATACTCAGATTATGGAAAGGCCTAAAATTCTAACCATAAGTACTGATGAAGAAACCTTAGGCCTCGTAGATGAGTATGTCGGAAACGCAGATTATAAGTTTATCAAATCTGATTTTGACACCAAAAATATTAAAAAGATAATTAAAAACCAATCACCTAGTTTAATTCTTTTAGATATTGATAACAGTGATATTGACATACACAGATTTTCACAATACTTTGAAAACTACAACATTCCTTTTATTTTTATTGTGGGAGTGATGTTTGATGATGATATTCTTGAAGATATTCTTGAATGTTCACCATACCAGTTTTTAATAAAGGAAATTGAAGAAGATGAACTTTTAAGAGCTATTGCTGTTGTTTTAAAAAAGCATAAGCTTAACACTATCAACGTTATTGAAGCAAAAGATAAGATTAGAGAAAAAAATGTTGAGCTTGTAGTTGAAAAATCAAACTCAGTATTACTTTTATTTTTATGTGTTAGTTTAATTTTAATGGCACTTTTAACAAGAAATGCAACTTGGCTTCAATGGGTATTGCTAATTCCTACTTTAGCAATGATTATAAATGCTATTGCAAGTATTAAAAAGCAAAAAGAAGTTGAAATGATTGAAGATGGAGATAAACTTCCTTTTGTAAGTATTTTTATTCCTGCACACAACGAGCAATACACTATCAAATCAACTGTTGAGAGTATTGCTGCAATGGAATACCACTATGAAGGAAAACCTCAATACGAAATCATTGTTGTTAATGACGGGTCTTCTGATTCAACAGGAGAAATCTTGCATGATCTTAAAAAAGACATTTCTAATCTTAAGATTGTTACAAGACACCCTCCAAGATCTGGAAAAGGTAAAGGTTTTGTTTTAAATGATGCATTAACATTATCCAAAGGGGAAGTTATTGGTGTATTTGATGCAGATACTCAAGTTAAAACTGATTATTTAAAAATTATCATGTCATATCTTTGTGATGATACAGACGGTGTTCAGTCAAGAGTTAAAATGTTTAACAAGGATGAAAACTACTTGACTCGTATGCAGCATTTGGAATTTGCAAGTTTTGGAAACACTTTAATAGCTAAGGACAATCTTGGGATGACTGGTTTTTTAGGTGGAAACGGTCAGTTTGTTAAAAAACAGTCAATTATTGATTGTGGAAAATGGGATGGATTTGCTGTAACTGAGGATTTAAACCTTGCAGTTAAAATATTGCTTGCAGGTGGAAAAATCCGTTACTGTGGTGAATGTGCAGTTTACCAAGAAGCAGTTGCTAAATGGAAGCCTTTATTTAGACAAAGAGTCAGATGGGCTATTGGTAACTTTGAAACATTATTTGTTTACTTGCCGGTTATTTTAAAAGCAAAAATCCCTATTGTCAAAAAGATGGGAATAATTGAACATATTTCCTTTTACAGTTTTAATTTGCTAATCTTTTTTGGTTTTATTATAACTATTGTAAATGCAGTGTCATGGTTTGTATTTAATAATGTAACAATTATCAGAATGGATGCTCCACTTCTTGTTGGGCTTTTATCAATTGTTGCATTCTTCCCAGGTACTATGATTGCATTATCAAGAGATGATCCTGGAATCATTGAATATATCTTGGATATAATAAGATATTACATATACTGTTATCACTTGATTCCACTTTTCTTTATGACAATGGCGAATATGATTTCCAGAAAAGAAAGAAAATGGAGTAAAACTGAACATACTGGTGAGGGTATTGAGGAACCTGTTGAGGAAAACGCAAGT
- a CDS encoding response regulator — translation MKNRILIVEDEAITALDLRFSLEELGYEVIDTVGTGQDAIDMAAETVPDVVLMDIKLKGDMEGIDAAKVILELRIPVVYLTANTDDYTFERSNIEGSYGFVPKPYEITKLDKTLKLAIKRAELEEQKLNDASGFN, via the coding sequence ATGAAAAATAGGATATTGATTGTTGAAGATGAAGCGATTACTGCTCTTGATTTGAGATTCAGTTTAGAAGAGTTAGGTTATGAGGTCATCGATACAGTTGGCACTGGTCAAGATGCAATTGATATGGCTGCTGAAACAGTTCCTGACGTCGTTTTAATGGATATCAAATTAAAAGGAGACATGGAAGGAATTGATGCTGCTAAGGTAATTTTAGAATTGAGAATACCAGTTGTTTATTTAACTGCAAACACTGATGATTATACATTCGAAAGATCCAATATTGAAGGTTCATATGGATTTGTTCCAAAACCTTATGAAATAACTAAATTAGATAAAACTCTTAAATTAGCTATTAAAAGAGCGGAGTTAGAAGAACAAAAATTAAATGATGCTAGTGGATTTAATTAA
- the fni gene encoding type 2 isopentenyl-diphosphate Delta-isomerase — protein MISDRKLEHLLICENYDVSFKNKTTGFEDIELIHNVLPEIDKQQIDLSTTAFGKKLDSPLFITAITGGHPTAKEINKQLAIAAQNNNIALGVGSQRAACEHSELEDTYTVVRENAPDCLLIGNIGAPQLTLANKAVEILDADILAIHLNPLQESIQPEGDLDARGYLDMIGEITSSVDIPILAKETGCGISAESAEALVEAGVDYIDIEGAGGTSWAAVETYRAEDRYLGETFWDWGIPTAVSTAEVANTVDVPIISSGGIRSGLEAAKAIALGADAVGMALPFLKNATSQEQLNRFISRFNDSLRIAMFLVGANSIEELKESKLVIRGKTREWLNERGINTKNYSRR, from the coding sequence ATGATTTCAGATAGAAAATTAGAGCATTTATTAATTTGTGAAAATTATGATGTTTCATTTAAAAACAAAACCACTGGTTTTGAAGACATTGAGTTAATCCATAATGTTTTACCAGAAATTGACAAACAGCAAATTGATTTGTCAACTACTGCATTTGGTAAAAAACTTGATTCTCCATTATTCATAACTGCAATTACTGGAGGACATCCTACTGCAAAAGAAATCAACAAACAATTAGCTATTGCAGCTCAAAACAATAATATTGCATTAGGTGTTGGATCTCAAAGAGCAGCATGTGAACACAGCGAACTTGAAGATACTTACACTGTTGTTCGTGAAAATGCTCCTGACTGTTTGCTTATAGGTAATATCGGTGCACCACAATTAACTCTTGCTAATAAGGCAGTTGAAATTTTGGATGCAGATATTTTAGCAATTCACTTAAACCCTCTTCAAGAATCAATACAGCCTGAAGGAGATTTGGATGCAAGAGGATATCTTGACATGATTGGTGAGATTACTTCTTCTGTTGACATTCCGATTCTTGCAAAAGAAACAGGTTGTGGTATTTCAGCAGAATCTGCTGAAGCATTAGTTGAAGCAGGTGTTGATTATATTGATATTGAGGGTGCAGGAGGAACCAGCTGGGCAGCTGTAGAAACATATCGTGCTGAAGACAGATATTTAGGTGAAACCTTCTGGGACTGGGGAATTCCAACTGCAGTAAGTACTGCTGAAGTTGCAAATACTGTAGATGTTCCTATTATTTCATCAGGTGGAATTCGCAGTGGTCTTGAAGCAGCAAAAGCAATTGCTCTTGGAGCAGATGCTGTTGGTATGGCTTTACCATTCTTGAAAAATGCTACTTCTCAAGAACAATTAAACAGATTCATTTCAAGATTCAATGATTCTTTAAGAATTGCAATGTTTTTAGTTGGTGCTAACAGCATTGAAGAATTAAAAGAATCTAAATTGGTTATTCGAGGAAAAACAAGGGAATGGCTTAATGAAAGAGGAATTAACACAAAAAATTATTCAAGGAGATAA